ACCTGCTCAAGTCGTACGCGGTCAGCGCGGTGATCGGCGCGGTGGCGCTGCTCGGCTTCTACACCGTCATCCGGCTGTCGCCGCGCTGGTGGTGGGCGTTCGGCGCGGCCGGTGCGGCGACCCTGGTGGTGCTGCTCTCCTTCGTGCTGCCGGTGCTCGTGGAGCCGGTCTTCAACCGGTTCACCCCGATGGAACAGGGCCCGCTGCGCACCCAGCTGATGCAGCTGGCGGACCGCGACGGCGTCCCGGTGCGCGACGTGCTGGTCGCCGACGCCTCGCGCCGCACCCGGGCGGTCAACGCGTACGTCTCCGGGCTCGGGCCGACGCGGCGGGTGGTGGTCTACGACACGCTGCTGCGCGAGGCGACGCCGGCCGAGGTGACCGCCGTCGTGGCCCACGAGCTGGGGCACGCCAGGGACCGGGACGTCGCGGTCGGCACGCTGACCGGGGCGCTGGGCGCCGCCGCCGCGGTGGTCGCGCTCTACCTGCTCGGCTCCTCCGGCCCGCTGCTGCGGCTGGCCGGCGTCGACTCGGTCGCCCAGCCGCGCGCGTTCCCCCTGCTGGTCGCCCTGGTGACGGTGGCCGGGCTGGTCTCCGCGCCGGCGCAGGCGCTGATGTCGCGGCGGGTGGAGGCGCGCGCCGACGCGCACGCGCTCGCCCTGACCGGCGACCCGGCCGCGTTCGAGGCGATGCAGCGGCGGCTCGCCGGCATCAACCTCGCGGACCCCGATCCGCCACGCTGGGAGTACCTCTACTCCGCCACGCACCCGTCCACGGTCGAGCGGATGGCCGCCGCCCGCGCCCACGCCAGGGAGACCGGCCGATGAGCCGTACGCTGCTGATCACCAACGACTTCCCGCCCCGTCCCGGCGGGATCCAGTCCTTCGTGCACAACCTCGCGGTGCGCCAGCCCGCCGGGTCGGTGGTCGTCTACGCCTCGACGTGGCGGGGCGCGGAGAAGTTCGACGCCGACCAGCCGTTCGAGGTGGTCCGGGACCGCACCCGGGTGCTGCTGCCCACGCCGCTCGTGGCCCGCCGGGCCGCCCGCCTGGCGCGCGCGTACGACTGCGACACGGTGTGGTTCGGCGCGGCGGCCCCCCTCGGGCTGCTCGCCGCGGGCCTGCGCCGCCGGACGGGCATCCGTCGGGCGGTGGCGCAGACCCACGGGCACGAGGTCGGCTGGGCCGCGCTGCCGGCCGCCCGGGCCGCGTTGCGGCGGATCGGGCGCGGCGTCGACGTGACGACCTACCTGGGCGAGTACACCCGGGTGCGGCTGGAGCGGGCGCTGCACGGGGTGACCGAGCTGCACCGGCTCGCCCCCGGGGTGGACGTGGACGCCTACCACCCGTCGGTCGACGGCGAACCGGTCCGGCTCCGGCTCGGGCTGGCCGACCGCCCGGTGGTGGTCTGCGTGTCCCGGCTGGTGCCGCGCAAGGGGCAGGACATGCTGATCCGGGCGATGCCCGAGATCCGTCGCCGGGTGCCCGACGCCGCGCTCCTCGTGGTCGGGGGCGGGCCCTACCGGGCCACGTTGGAGAAGCTGGCCCGCCAGACGGGCGTCGACCGCGACGTGGTCTTCACCGGCTCGGTGCCGTCGGCGGAGCTGCCGGCCCACTACGCCGCCGGCGACGTCTACGCCATGCCCTGCCGCACCCGCAACCGGGGTCTCGACGTCGAGGGGCTCGGGATCGTCTACCTGGAGGCCTCCGCGACCGGCCTGCCGGTGGTCGCCGGCGACTCCGGCGGCGCGCCGGACGCGGTCCGCGAGGGCGAGACCGGTTTCGTGGTCCGTGGCCGCGACGTCGCCCAGCTCGCCGACCGGGTGGCCACGCTGCTCGCCGACCGGGACCTGGCCCGCCAGTTCGGCGCGGCCGGTCGCGCGTGGGTGGAGCGGGAGTGGCGCTGGGAGGCGCAGGCGCAGCGGATGGCCGCCCTGCTCGCCGGCTGACGGCGCCGCGGTCCTGGTGGTTTCCGGCGGTGGGGCCCGTCAGCGCAGGCGGGCCAGGACGCGCTCGGCGGAGCCCGGGCGGCCGAAGTGCCAGCCCTGGCCGGCGTCGCAGCCGATCGCCCGCAGCCGCTCGGCCTGCCCGGCGGTCTCCACGCCCTCGGCGGTGACGGTCAGGTCCAGCGCGTGGGCCAGCGAGACGAGCGAGGCGAGAATCCGCTCGTCGGCCCGGGCCTCCGGTGCCTGCAGCCCGGCCACGAACTGCCCGGCCACCTTCAGCTCGGTCACCGGCAGGTCCCGCAGGTACGCGAGGTTGCAGTAGCCGGTGCCGAAGTCGTCGATGGCGATCCGGACGCCCAGGTCGGCGAGCACCCGCAGCGCCCGGACCGGCTCCTCGGCGGTGCTCATCATGGTGCTCTCGGTGATCTCCAGCTGAAGCCGCTCCGGCGACAGCCCGGTGTGCCGCAGCAGCGCGCGTACCTCCTGGACGAGACCGGCGCGGCGCACCTGCCGTACGGCCAGGTTGACACTGACGAACGGGGCGGGCCCGGCGTCGACGGCCCAGCTCTCGGCCTGCCGGCACGCCTCGGCCAGCACCCAGCCGCCGAGCGGGACGATCAACCCGGTCTCCTCGGCCAGCCCGATGAAGCTGTCGGGCCGCAGGACGCCCAGCTGCGGGTGCCGCCAGCGCACCAGGGCCTCCATGCCGAGCACCCGGCCGTCGCGCAGCGACGTCAGCGGCTGGAAGTCGAGGTAGAACTCGCCCCGCTCCAGCGCCGCGGGGATGGCCGCGGAGAGCGCGTAGCGGGCCAGGTCCTGGCGGTCCCGGTCGGCGTCGTAGAGCGCCCAGCGGTCGCCACCGGCGGCCTTCGCCCAGTGCAGCGTGCTGTCGGCCGCCCGCATCAGGTCACCGGGGGAGGTGCCGGCGACCTCCCGCTCGACGATGCCGATGCTCGCCGAGACGCTCAGCTCGTGCCCGTCCACCAGCACCGGCTCGCGTACCGCCGCGAGTGCGGCCTCGGCCACGGCGACGGCGTCGTCGGTGCCGGTGGTGCCCTCGACCAGGACGACGAACTCGTCCCCGCCGAGACGGGCGACCAGGTGCCCGTCGAGGGCCCGGCGGAGCCGGTCCGCCACGGCCACCAACAGCCCGTCGCCGACCTGGTGCCCGTGCGAGTCGTTGACCACCTTGAACCGGTCGAGGTCGAGGAAGCAGACCCCGAGGCGCGCCGCGCCCCCGGTGGGCGAGTCGATGGCCGCGCGGAGGCGCTCCGTCAACAGCGTGCGGTTGGGCAGGTCGGTCAGCGGGTCGTGGGTGGCCTGGTGGCGGAAGCGCGCCTCGCTGCTGCGCAGCGCCCGCTCGGCCTCCGCCCGGGCGGTCATCGCGGCCCGGCGGATCGTCTCCTGCTCGTCCAGCGTCCGGTCCCGCAGCGCGCGGGCGTACCCGGTGGTCACGGCGGCCAGCAGCCGGGCCAGCCGGTCCTCGACCTCCTCCTCGACCAGCCCCAGGTCGCGGGCCAGCCGGAGCTGGACGACCTCGACCGTGCGGCCCAGCGCCTCGGCCGAGGCGATGTGGGCGGCCACCAGCTCGGTGCCCACCCGGTGCCCGACCCGCAGGTCGATCGGCTCGGCCAGCAGCGCCGCCGCGAGTTCCTCGGTGAGGCGTTGCAGCAGCGCCTCGAGCTGGGCCTGGGTCATCGGCAGGTAGCTGGTGCCGGAGACGGCCTTGGCCCATGCCCGGGCGAAGATCCCCGGGCGGGACGGGTGGCCCACGGTGGTGCCGGTCGGGGCGACCGCGGTCGCCCCGGGCGGCTCACCCACCGAGTCGCCCGACGCCGCCGATGAAGGCCGCCCGCTCGGCGTCCTCGGCGCTGTCGGGGGACTCCGGGCGCCACTGCGGCACCCAGACCACGCCGGGGTCGACCAGCTCGAAGCCGTCGAAGAGGGCGGTCAGCTCGCCACGGCTGCGGATCCACAGCGGATTGTCGGTCCGCCGGTAGACCCGCTCGGCGTCGGCCCGCTCGTCGTCGCCACGGCCGTCGCCGCTGGCCTGCGAGAGCACCAGGTAGCTGCCCGGCGCCAGCGCCTCGCGCAGCGTCCGCAGCAGCTCGGCCGGCCGGTCGTCGTCCGGCACGAAGTGCAGCACCGCCACGATCATCACGGCGATCGGCTGGTCGAAGTCGAGCAGCCGGCGGACGTCGGGGTGGGCGACGATGCGCTCGGGATGGCGCAGGTCCTCCTGCACCACGACGGCGCGGTCGTTGCCCTCCAGGATCTCCCGGCTGTGGGCCACCGCCACCGGGTCCACGTCGACGTAGACCACGCGGGCGTCGGGGGCGTCGCGCTGGGCGATCTCGTGCACGTTGCCGACGGTCGGGATGCCCGAGCCGACGTCCAGGAACTGCCGGACGCCGGCGTCGAGGAGGAACTGCACCGCCCGGCGGAGGAACGCCCGGTTCGCCTGTGCCATCAGCGGGGCCTCCGGCACCGCCGCCACCATCGCCTGGGCCGCCGCCCGGTCGACCGCGAAGTTGTGTGAGCCGCCGAGGTAGTAGTCGTACATGCGGGCCACGCTGGGGCGTTCGATGTCGATCTCGTCGGGTGCCCAGTCCGGCCGCTGCATGCGCTCACCCCTCCTGTCGGCGTGCGGGACACCGTTGCCCGCGCCGGTATTCTGCCGGTTGCCCGCCCGGGAGACCATAGCGCGCGGCGAACCCTTCGACGCCGCCGCTCGAGGCGACGACGAAGGGTCCGCGCCGCCCGTCGGCGGTCGCGGACCCGTCGGTGGTACGTCGTCGGGCTCCCGGCGGGAGCGGTCAGAACTTCGGGGCGTCCGGCGCCTCGAGCAGACCGAGCCGCAGCGCGGTCATCAGCGCCTGGGCCCGGTTGGCCGCGCCCAGCTTCTCGTAGAGCTTCGAGATGTGGGTCTTGGCGGTGGACTCGCTGACGAAGAGCTGCTTCGCGATGCCCGCCACGCTCATCCCGTCGGCGAGCAGCCGCAGCACCTGCCCCTCGCGGGGGGAGAGCTGCGGACCGGACGGGGCCAGCCGGCGCTTCATCGCCTCGGCCAGGTCGGCGGCCGTGAAGGCGCTGGGGGAGGAGGCGGCGTGCCGGGCGGCGGCGACCACCTCGTCGGCCGGCGCGGTCTTGGGCACGAAGGCGCTGGCCCCGGCCTCCAGGGCGCCGAAGAGCTGGTCGTCGCCGGCGTACATGGTGAGCACGACGATGCCCATCGAGGCGCTCGACTTGCGGAGCGCCCGGGTGGCCTCCAGGCCGCTGCCGTCGGGCAGCCGCAGGTCCATGATCACCACGTCCGGCTGCAGCGCACCCGCCTGGCGTACCCCCTCCGCCGCCGTGGCGGCCTCCCCGACGACCTCGAACTGCCGGTCGCGCTCGAACGCGTGCCGCAGGCCCTTGCGGATCAGGTCGTGATCGTCGACAAGGAGGACCTTGGTACGGGTGGCCGGTGTCGGACTTGTGGTCATCCTCGGGTTACTCCCCTTCTACTGCCGCTGCGCTACCGCGCACGTTATCGCGCCGGGGCGAGGAGCCGAGCACCACCGCCACGGTCGTGCCGCTCGGTTGCCGCGGCCTGATCTCCAACCGGCCCCGGATACGTTCCGCCCTCTCGGCCATGATCGCAAGACCGTAGTGCCCGTCGGACCGCTGGTCAGCGATCCCCTGACCGTCATCCGACACTTCGATCTGCGCGTACGGCGGGTCGACCTCACAGGTGACCCAGAGATTCGACGCGCCCGCGTGCTTGCGCGCGTTGGTGACCGCCTCCTGGGCGATGCGCAGCAACTCGGCCTCGGTGGCGGCGGGCAGCCGCGCGGTGGACTCGTCCAGGGACAGGTGCACCCGCAGCCCGCCGGAGGCGCCGACCGTGCGGGCGTACTCGGCGATCGCGGCGGCCAGGCCGCCGTGCCGGTCCACCTCGCTGCGCAGCTCGAAGAGGCTCAGCCGCAGCTCGGTGATGACCCGGGTCACCTCGCCGCGCAGCGTGCGCAGCGCCTCGGCGGTCTCCTGCGGGTCCTCGTCGACGTACGCCAGGGCGTTGTCGATCCCGTAGCCGACCATCACCAGTTCCTGCGCCACCCCGTCGTGGATCTCCCGGGCCAGCCGCTGCCGTTCCTCGTTGGTGGCCAGCGAGCGGACCTCGTCGAAGAGTAGCGCCGCCTCCAGCCGCAGCGCGGCCGGGCGGGTCAGCCCGGTCACCCGGGACACCACGCCGGGCGGGTACGCCTGCGCCGCGTCCGCCTCCAGCACCACCAGCCCGACGGTGCGCACCCCGGCCACCAGCGGCACGATCAGGGCGGACAC
Above is a genomic segment from Micromonospora sp. M71_S20 containing:
- a CDS encoding M48 family metallopeptidase, encoding MTPRGWALLTLAGLTLALLVAAALLIPWHRPPAPRADQLAALGDLPAEQVARSREFRSALRPAGWAAIAIGLLVALLLGLTPLGSRLVELAGRPFGDHWAAQAVLGGLAVVLVADLVTLPFAAWRQAVLTRYGLSTNGWSGWTVDLLKSYAVSAVIGAVALLGFYTVIRLSPRWWWAFGAAGAATLVVLLSFVLPVLVEPVFNRFTPMEQGPLRTQLMQLADRDGVPVRDVLVADASRRTRAVNAYVSGLGPTRRVVVYDTLLREATPAEVTAVVAHELGHARDRDVAVGTLTGALGAAAAVVALYLLGSSGPLLRLAGVDSVAQPRAFPLLVALVTVAGLVSAPAQALMSRRVEARADAHALALTGDPAAFEAMQRRLAGINLADPDPPRWEYLYSATHPSTVERMAAARAHARETGR
- a CDS encoding glycosyltransferase family 4 protein, which translates into the protein MSRTLLITNDFPPRPGGIQSFVHNLAVRQPAGSVVVYASTWRGAEKFDADQPFEVVRDRTRVLLPTPLVARRAARLARAYDCDTVWFGAAAPLGLLAAGLRRRTGIRRAVAQTHGHEVGWAALPAARAALRRIGRGVDVTTYLGEYTRVRLERALHGVTELHRLAPGVDVDAYHPSVDGEPVRLRLGLADRPVVVCVSRLVPRKGQDMLIRAMPEIRRRVPDAALLVVGGGPYRATLEKLARQTGVDRDVVFTGSVPSAELPAHYAAGDVYAMPCRTRNRGLDVEGLGIVYLEASATGLPVVAGDSGGAPDAVREGETGFVVRGRDVAQLADRVATLLADRDLARQFGAAGRAWVEREWRWEAQAQRMAALLAG
- a CDS encoding bifunctional diguanylate cyclase/phosphodiesterase, which translates into the protein MTQAQLEALLQRLTEELAAALLAEPIDLRVGHRVGTELVAAHIASAEALGRTVEVVQLRLARDLGLVEEEVEDRLARLLAAVTTGYARALRDRTLDEQETIRRAAMTARAEAERALRSSEARFRHQATHDPLTDLPNRTLLTERLRAAIDSPTGGAARLGVCFLDLDRFKVVNDSHGHQVGDGLLVAVADRLRRALDGHLVARLGGDEFVVLVEGTTGTDDAVAVAEAALAAVREPVLVDGHELSVSASIGIVEREVAGTSPGDLMRAADSTLHWAKAAGGDRWALYDADRDRQDLARYALSAAIPAALERGEFYLDFQPLTSLRDGRVLGMEALVRWRHPQLGVLRPDSFIGLAEETGLIVPLGGWVLAEACRQAESWAVDAGPAPFVSVNLAVRQVRRAGLVQEVRALLRHTGLSPERLQLEITESTMMSTAEEPVRALRVLADLGVRIAIDDFGTGYCNLAYLRDLPVTELKVAGQFVAGLQAPEARADERILASLVSLAHALDLTVTAEGVETAGQAERLRAIGCDAGQGWHFGRPGSAERVLARLR
- a CDS encoding SAM-dependent methyltransferase; amino-acid sequence: MQRPDWAPDEIDIERPSVARMYDYYLGGSHNFAVDRAAAQAMVAAVPEAPLMAQANRAFLRRAVQFLLDAGVRQFLDVGSGIPTVGNVHEIAQRDAPDARVVYVDVDPVAVAHSREILEGNDRAVVVQEDLRHPERIVAHPDVRRLLDFDQPIAVMIVAVLHFVPDDDRPAELLRTLREALAPGSYLVLSQASGDGRGDDERADAERVYRRTDNPLWIRSRGELTALFDGFELVDPGVVWVPQWRPESPDSAEDAERAAFIGGVGRLGG
- a CDS encoding response regulator transcription factor — its product is MTTSPTPATRTKVLLVDDHDLIRKGLRHAFERDRQFEVVGEAATAAEGVRQAGALQPDVVIMDLRLPDGSGLEATRALRKSSASMGIVVLTMYAGDDQLFGALEAGASAFVPKTAPADEVVAAARHAASSPSAFTAADLAEAMKRRLAPSGPQLSPREGQVLRLLADGMSVAGIAKQLFVSESTAKTHISKLYEKLGAANRAQALMTALRLGLLEAPDAPKF